One genomic segment of Tachyglossus aculeatus isolate mTacAcu1 chromosome 17, mTacAcu1.pri, whole genome shotgun sequence includes these proteins:
- the C17H17orf64 gene encoding LOW QUALITY PROTEIN: uncharacterized protein C17orf64 homolog (The sequence of the model RefSeq protein was modified relative to this genomic sequence to represent the inferred CDS: deleted 1 base in 1 codon; substituted 2 bases at 2 genomic stop codons), with translation MVFPGSSRARPFPTSSLSRRRARXGTWRXRADMEPLVESGAEGDRQTEKAAEVTRLERSARSPAGDSLIHSAEGLGQDIFKICKEYLRPLKRFLRKLCLPKDLPWEKRVRCMKKSLVVLGNHIDTFVQHYCRAWETKHWKKMLWRFVSLFSDLDAKQLRRLYRLSKNNQAAKFLVASSPLKPATLAELADPLSKLYSAWGLQGDRKAMPEGLTKKQAGPPKVTLSRDKGHVQKTQRGNGSIGTCREGQAKEKGSKGEDPAARSPGSGSRRARGPGSPPSRAAAPLLRPPPLPRPQTPSSSQVLIVGVGEK, from the exons ATGGTTTTCCCTGGAAGTTCTAGAGCCAggcccttccccacttcctctctgaGCCGCCGCCGCGCCCGTTAAGGAACCTGGAGGTGACGGGCGGACATGGAGCCCTTGGTGGAGTCAGGGGCCGAAGGGGACAGGCAGACGGAGAAG GCGGCCGAGGTGACCCGTCTGGAGAGGAGCGCACGGAGCCCCGCCGGGGACTCCCTCATCCACTCCGCTGAGGGCTTGGGCCAAGACATCTTCAAAATC TGCAAAGAATACCTGAGGCCGCTGAAGAGATTCTTGCGGAAGCTGTGTCTGCCCAAAGACCTTCCCTGGGAGAAGCGAGTGAGGTGTATGAAGAAGAGTCTAGTGGTTCTAGGGAACCACATCGACACTTTCGTGCAGCATTACTGCAGAGCGTGGGAAACCAAACACTGGAAAAA GATGCTTTGGCGTTTCGTCTCACTCTTCTCCGACTTGGATGCCAAGCAGCTGCGCAGACTCTACAGATTGAGCAAGAACAACCAGGCCGCCAAGTTTTTG GTGGCATCCTCCCCTCTGAAGCCAGCCACCTTGGCGGAGCTGGCCGACCCCCTGTCAAAGCTCTACAGTGCCTGGGGCTTGCAGGGGGACAGGAAGGCCATGCCGGAGGGGCTGACCAAGAAGCAGGCCGGGCCACCAAAGGTCACCCTTTCCAGGGACAAGGGACATGTCCAGAAGACCCAGAGGGGTAACG GCTCCATCGGAACTTGCCGAGAAGGCCAAGCCAAGGAAAAGGGCAGCAAAGGAGAAGACCCGGCGGCGAGGAGCCCCGGCTCGGGATCCAGGCGGGCCCGAGGGCCTGGCTCACCGCCCTCCCGGGCTGCAGCACCTCTCCttcgccctcctcccctcccacgtCCCCAGACTCCCTCATCGTCCCAAGTG TTGattgtgggggttggggagaaatgA